The following are encoded in a window of Shewanella psychrotolerans genomic DNA:
- a CDS encoding sigma-54 interaction domain-containing protein, translated as MAMTPSEIDPQVDFLPENKLLLNAVGEGIYGFDLNGNAVFINPAAERMTGWTAQELLGTNIHNCHHHSHADGSHYPQEECPIYNTLHDGIAREISHELFWRKDGSSFPVHYTSTPVYKNQKLIGVVAIFRDISIQKQTEDSLRQALEQVQALSEKLASENDYLLTELASHTGDVNIAGESLPIQNLIQQIKLVANTNSTVLISGENGTGKELVARNIHRLSERSNKPLVSVNCAAFSPALLESELFGHEKGAFTGATSRRKGRFELAHQGTLFLDEVAELSLEAQSKLLRVIQEQEFERVGSSTPIKVDIRLVTATHHDLQKRVEQGLFRMDLYYRLNVFPLHVPALRERLDDIPTLVSHIVAGLNKKLGKKIKGVSKNGLSNLMAYRWPGNVRELQNIIERQSILTQGQILQIPPLQTEDAAANIIHGKTLQQVETAHIRHTLQQLNWRISGPKGAASVLGLPASTLRSRMKKLNIKRPS; from the coding sequence ATGGCTATGACTCCATCGGAAATCGATCCTCAGGTGGACTTTCTTCCGGAGAATAAACTACTCCTCAATGCTGTCGGAGAGGGAATTTATGGTTTTGACCTAAATGGCAATGCCGTGTTTATCAACCCTGCGGCAGAGCGGATGACAGGCTGGACAGCACAAGAGTTACTTGGCACCAATATCCATAATTGTCATCACCACAGTCACGCCGATGGCAGCCACTATCCTCAAGAAGAGTGCCCGATCTACAACACACTGCACGATGGGATCGCTAGAGAGATTAGTCATGAACTGTTTTGGCGCAAAGATGGCAGTAGCTTTCCGGTACATTACACTTCAACTCCTGTATATAAAAATCAAAAGCTTATTGGTGTAGTCGCGATATTTCGTGACATTAGCATTCAAAAACAAACCGAAGACTCTCTCCGCCAAGCGTTAGAGCAAGTACAAGCCTTGTCGGAAAAACTGGCCAGCGAAAATGACTATCTATTGACTGAATTAGCTAGCCACACGGGTGATGTAAACATTGCCGGTGAAAGTCTGCCTATTCAAAATCTTATACAACAAATAAAGTTAGTGGCGAATACCAATAGTACGGTATTAATCAGTGGTGAAAATGGCACAGGTAAAGAACTGGTAGCCCGCAATATTCATCGATTAAGTGAGCGTAGCAATAAACCATTAGTCAGTGTCAACTGCGCGGCCTTCTCCCCTGCCCTACTGGAAAGTGAGCTATTTGGCCATGAGAAAGGGGCGTTCACCGGCGCCACCAGCCGCAGGAAAGGTCGATTTGAACTGGCGCATCAAGGCACACTATTTCTCGATGAGGTAGCAGAGCTATCGCTGGAGGCACAATCGAAACTGCTTAGAGTCATACAGGAGCAGGAATTTGAGCGCGTCGGCAGTAGCACGCCAATTAAAGTCGATATTCGACTCGTTACCGCGACACACCACGATCTACAGAAACGCGTTGAGCAAGGTTTATTTCGAATGGATCTCTATTATCGACTCAATGTTTTCCCACTGCACGTTCCTGCATTGCGAGAGCGACTCGACGATATCCCCACCCTAGTAAGCCATATCGTTGCGGGGCTAAACAAAAAGTTAGGTAAAAAGATCAAAGGGGTAAGTAAAAATGGTCTATCGAACCTTATGGCTTATCGCTGGCCTGGAAATGTGAGGGAGTTGCAGAATATTATTGAACGCCAAAGCATATTGACCCAAGGGCAAATATTACAGATCCCCCCACTACAAACAGAAGACGCTGCAGCCAATATCATCCATGGCAAAACATTACAGCAGGTAGAAACCGCTCATATTCGCCATACCTTGCAACAGCTCAATTGGCGAATATCTGGTCCTAAAGGTGCCGCAAGCGTACTTGGATTGCCTGCCAGCACACTAAGATCCCGAATGAAGAAGCTAAATATTAAGCGGCCTAGCTAA